In the Pontibacillus sp. HMF3514 genome, ATCACCCTATTTATTACACACCCTACATGCTTATGCCTGTAAATTCACTTCAATATCAGCAGCAAACCGCTTCTCGTCAGTATCCAGATGTAAGCACTAAAAAATTTCAAGATTCCTCTCAAACCTATCAAAATTTAATCAATGACTCTCAGGTTATTTCGCAGCGTTTTGCGGAATCTAGAAAATTACGCCGTAAAGTAATGCGTGCGGCACAAAAATCGGATCACAATAAGGTTGTTCACTTAATCCAGAATACAGGTATCTCACACCCTATTGAGGTTTCATATAACCCAGACAGTATAAGAGTGACCATAATGGATGTTGAAGAACGTCCAACTAGTAAGCTTATTATGGCATTACGTTGGTAGGCTTTCACTCCGCCGATTAAAAGCTTTTCCTTTATAAACATGAAAAAAAAGCATGGACCTGCCTAACACAGACCATGCTCTTATAGTTGTCTACCTTGTTAAAACATAGTGTGCTAATGTACGAGCCATAACACCAGTTGGACCTTTAGGACCTAAATCATATTCTGTACCAGGGTTAGATGTACCTGCAATATCTAAGTGAACCCAAGGCGTACTTTCAGCAAATTCCGCCAAGAACGAACCAGCCATAATCGCATGTCCTTTACGTCCTGGTGAGTTATTTAAATCAGCAACATCACTGGACCTTACTTGATCTCGATAAATTTCATTATAAGGTAGTTGCCAAATCTGCTCATCTGTATATTTGGATGCTTTTTCAATATCTGTAAACAAATCCTCATTATTCGTCATCGCACCTGTAACCCAATCCCCAAGTGAAACAACTACACCACCAGTAAGCGTTGCAACATCAATAATTTTTTCAGCTTTATGATGCTTAGCATAGGTAATTGCATCAGCAAGAGCCAAGCGGCCTTCTGCATCCGTATTAAGAACCTCTATCGTTTTCCCACTTAATGAAGTGATTACATCATCAGGTTTGAAGGCAGAACCACTAATCATGTTATCTGTAGATGGAATAACAGCGACAATGTTTTGTTTTGGCTTTAGGCGACCAATTGTATCCATGGCACCAAGTACAGCTGCAGCTCCTCCCATGTCACCCTTCATACCTACAATACCATCCTTCGGCTTAATCGAGTAACCGCCTGTATCAAAGGTGATTCCTTTTCCTACAAGACCTACAACGTCATCCCAATCTTCTTTACCTTGGTATTTCAAAACAATCATCTTTGGTGGCTCAGTCGATCCTTGGTTTACGGCTAAGAGAGCCCCCATACCTAAACGCTCCATATCTTCTTTTTCAAGAATTTCTGTTTCAAAATCATACGTTGTAGCAAGCGTCATGGCATACTCAGCTAAATCTGTCGCAGTTAATAAGTTACCAGGTGTTTGAACTAAATGTCGGGCTGTGTTCACACCATGTCCAACTGCTACTCCTTCTTCAAGAGCGTTTGTAAGAGAGCCAGCTTCTTGATCAGACAAGATTCGAACAGATTCAATGACTTGTTCTGGTTTTTCATTACTTGTTTTGTAGTGCTCAAACTGATAAGGAGCCACAATCATTGCTTCAGAGAACGCTTTTGATGCTTCTTCCTCAGAGATTTCATCGGTCTGGAACGTATGTAGTAAACAAGTAACATCAGAAACACGATCCTGACGTAGCTGCTTAAATAAAGGACCGAACGCTTTCTTTAACTTTTGCACACTCAAATCTTTCTTTTTTCCTAGCCCTACGACGTAGATTCGCTTGGCAGATGTTTGATTCAATGTGAATACCTTCGAAACTTTCTTATAATCATTTGATAGATCCCCATCTTGCATATATTGATCAAGAGCTCCATCTAACGCATCATTTAGTTGCTGATAGGCTGGTTGATGCTGTTTGTTTTCGTGATATAAACCTAGTACTAGAGCTTCTGTTTCTTGAAACATTTCTGTTGTTGGTTGTATAGTAAACAAAATCTCCACCTCCTTCTGCTATTATACAGAAAAATCAATCGTTTTTGTGATTCAGTTATTCATGAGTGTGATATAATAATAAAACAATAAGTGAAAGTGAAAGAGAAGCGTGTTAATTTTAATAATATTTTTACATACATAAAGCCTTGAATTTCCTCATATCCATTACCTTCGTGTTAAAATTAAAGGAGCAGAGTCAGGGTCAATTAATGTACTAGATGTAGAAAGGATGACACAAAAGCATGGAATTACTCTCCAATTTCCCCCTATGGGCTGCATTAACCGCGATTGTTTTTGCCCAGGTTGTTAAAATTCCCATTCATT is a window encoding:
- a CDS encoding leucyl aminopeptidase, producing the protein MFTIQPTTEMFQETEALVLGLYHENKQHQPAYQQLNDALDGALDQYMQDGDLSNDYKKVSKVFTLNQTSAKRIYVVGLGKKKDLSVQKLKKAFGPLFKQLRQDRVSDVTCLLHTFQTDEISEEEASKAFSEAMIVAPYQFEHYKTSNEKPEQVIESVRILSDQEAGSLTNALEEGVAVGHGVNTARHLVQTPGNLLTATDLAEYAMTLATTYDFETEILEKEDMERLGMGALLAVNQGSTEPPKMIVLKYQGKEDWDDVVGLVGKGITFDTGGYSIKPKDGIVGMKGDMGGAAAVLGAMDTIGRLKPKQNIVAVIPSTDNMISGSAFKPDDVITSLSGKTIEVLNTDAEGRLALADAITYAKHHKAEKIIDVATLTGGVVVSLGDWVTGAMTNNEDLFTDIEKASKYTDEQIWQLPYNEIYRDQVRSSDVADLNNSPGRKGHAIMAGSFLAEFAESTPWVHLDIAGTSNPGTEYDLGPKGPTGVMARTLAHYVLTR